A genomic segment from Glycine max cultivar Williams 82 chromosome 1, Glycine_max_v4.0, whole genome shotgun sequence encodes:
- the LOC100803377 gene encoding serine/threonine-protein kinase STY17, which yields MVIEHDIESCGSRAMQSLHAHHPRHHRQKLEVYNEVLRRIQESDCEEGHVPGFDDQLWLHFNRLPARYALDVNVERAEDVLAHKRLLKLAEDPASRPAFQVRLVQVYPFGGANYADSIHLDPSEKEDAQSSLNYSLKQGIHPPPTFGSSSNLEALALQKNKNNIEDGGSAMSVTPYFRPMHEITFSTVDKPKLLSQLTAILGEMGLNIQEAHAFSTTDGFSLDVFVVEGWPNEETEELKGVLEKEIFKVKEQNMSNQGIHYATNEQYQARMEPSPHCILIPSDGADVWEIDTNQLKYENKVGSGSFGDLYRGTYCSQDVAIKVLKPERISTDMLREFAQEVYIMRKIRHKNVVQFIGACTRPPNLCIVTEFMSRGSLYDFLHKQRGVFKLPSLLKVAIDVSKGMNYLHQNNIIHRDLKTANLLMDENEVVKVADFGVARVQTQSGVMTAETGTYRWMAPEVIEHKPYDQKADVFSFGIALWELLTGELPYSCLTPLQAAVGVVQKGLRPTIPKNTHPRLSELLQRCWQQDPTQRPNFSEIIEILQQIAKEVNDHKDKSSHGFLSALRRAHH from the exons ATGGTGATCGAGCATGACATTGAGAGTTGCGGGAGCAGAGCGATGCAATCTTTGCACGCGCATCACCCTCGCCACCACCGGCAGAAGCTGGAGGTGTACAATGAGGTGCTTCGGCGAATTCAGGAATCGGATTGCGAGGAGGGGCATGTTCCCGGCTTCGACGATCAGCTTTGGCTCCACTTCAATCGCCTTCCCGCTAG GTACGCGTTGGATGTGAATGTGGAGAGGGCAGAAGATGTTTTAGCTCATAAGAGATTGCTTAAGTTGGCGGAGGACCCTGCTTCTCGACCTGCATTTCAAGTTCGCTTAGTACAG GTATATCCTTTTGGTGGTGCAAATTATGCTGATTCCATACATTTAGATCCTTCTGAGAAAGAAGATGCACAAAGTTCTCTTAACTATTCTTTAAAGCAGGG AATTCATCCACCACCTACATTTGGTTCATCCTCTAACCTTGAAGCTCTTGCacttcaaaaaaacaaaaataacattgaaGATGGGGGAAGTGCTATGAGTGTAACACCATATTTCCG GCCCATGCACGAGATTACCTTTTCAACAGTTGACAAGCCTAAACTCCTTAGTCAG TTAACAGCAATACTTGGTGAGATGGGACTGAATATTCAAGAAGCTCATGCATTTTCCACTACTGATGGATTTTCTCTGGATGTGTTTGTTGTTGAGGGATGGCCTAATGAG GAAACTGAGGAGCTGAAAGGTGTGTTGGAAAAGGAAATTTTCAAGGTTAAG GAGCAAAATATGTCAAATCAGGGTATACATTATGCTACCAATGAACAATACCAGGCAAGGATGGAACCCTCCCCTCATTGCATTCTAATACCATCTGATGGAGCTGATGTCTGGGAGATTGATACCAACCAGCTGAAATATGAAAACAAAGTCGGCTCTGGGTCATTTGGTGACTT GTACAGAGGTACATATTGTAGTCAAGATGTGGCTATCAAAGTTCTTAAGCCTGAGCGCATAAGTACAGATATGCTGAGGGAGTTTGCACAGGAAGTTTATATCATGAG GAAGATTCGACACAAGAATGTTGTTCAGTTCATTGGCGCATGTACTAGGCCCCCAAATCTTTGCATTGTTACTG AGTTTATGTCTAGGGGAAGCTTATATGACTTTCTGCACAAACAAAGAGGTGTATTTAAGCTTCCATCTTTGCTAAAAGTAGCAATTGATGTTTCCAAGGGAATGAACTATTTGcaccaaaataatataattcacAGGGACCTCAAGACTGCCAATCTTCTGATGGATGAAAATGAA GTGGTCAAGGTTGCTGATTTTGGGGTTGCCAGGGTGCAAACTCAGTCTGGAGTGATGACAGCTGAAACTGGAACATACCGTTGGATGGCTCCTGAG GTCATTGAACACAAACCATATGACCAGAAGGCAGATGTTTTCAGTTTTGGAATAGCTCTTTGGGAGCTTTTAACTGGAGAA CTGCCTTACTCTTGCCTGACCCCATTACAAGCAGCAGTTGGCGTGGTGCAGAAG GGCCTGCGGCCTACAATTCCCAAAAATACGCACCCAAGACTTTCTGAACTTCTTCAGCGGTGCTGGCAACAAGATCCAACGCAAAGACCAAATTTCTCTGAAATAATAGAAATTCTTCAGCAGATAGCAAAAGAG GTCAATGATCACAAAGATAAATCATCCCATGGCTTTCTCTCAGCTCTTAGACGGGCCCATCATTGA